From a region of the Synechococcus sp. PCC 7335 genome:
- a CDS encoding IS982 family transposase — translation MFSLEELFCHVDDFCQVFEPLWQRQLLSHHLKTRQRARSLSLSEIMTILIGFHQSHYRTFKHYYVHHVCQYWKQAFPTLVSYNRFVEWTPSCLFPLCCYLKRCFGRCTGISFIDATSLSVCHNRRIWQHKVCKDTAARGKTSVGWFYGFKLHLVVNECGELLNLTLTPGNTDDREPAFDLLTGLWGKVFADKGYVSKQLAKQLLEVFNIEFFAKPRRNMKNQLVRLTDKLLSRKRSIIETIIDQLKNISQIEHSRHRSPVNCWVNILCGLIAYCHQPKKPSLHMEWELPPAA, via the coding sequence ATGTTCAGCTTAGAAGAACTGTTCTGCCACGTCGATGACTTTTGCCAAGTGTTTGAACCCCTCTGGCAGCGTCAGCTGCTAAGCCACCATCTGAAGACGCGACAACGCGCTCGCTCACTGAGCTTGAGCGAAATCATGACGATACTCATCGGCTTTCACCAAAGCCACTACCGCACCTTCAAACACTACTACGTTCATCATGTATGCCAGTACTGGAAGCAAGCGTTTCCAACGCTAGTCAGCTATAACCGCTTTGTCGAATGGACGCCCTCTTGTTTGTTCCCGCTGTGCTGTTATCTAAAGCGCTGCTTCGGCCGTTGTACAGGCATTAGTTTTATCGATGCGACCAGTCTATCGGTCTGCCACAACCGTCGGATCTGGCAGCATAAGGTCTGCAAAGATACGGCGGCTAGGGGCAAAACCTCTGTCGGCTGGTTCTATGGCTTCAAACTACATCTGGTGGTGAACGAGTGCGGTGAACTGCTCAACCTCACCCTGACCCCGGGCAATACGGACGACCGTGAGCCCGCCTTTGACTTACTCACTGGACTATGGGGAAAAGTCTTCGCAGACAAAGGCTATGTATCGAAGCAGCTGGCTAAGCAACTACTCGAGGTGTTCAACATCGAGTTCTTTGCTAAGCCTCGGCGCAATATGAAGAACCAGCTAGTGCGGCTTACTGACAAGCTGCTCTCGCGCAAACGTTCCATCATCGAAACGATTATCGACCAACTGAAGAACATTTCGCAGATAGAGCATTCTCGTCACCGTAGTCCGGTCAACTGCTGGGTCAACATCCTCTGTGGACTGATTGCTTATTGCCACCAACCGAAGAAGCCTTCTCTCCATATGGAGTGGGAACTTCCCCCTGC
- the drmB gene encoding DUF1998 domain-containing protein: MQSFMFPGWFVAQLDSSFQGPSGKIYRTRPLVPWRAISPLGGKYLDENRKKKPVVPVRFVQACVYGHIGDIDWRGYVHKGTACTGNLWLDEGGTGSDFADIFVRCESCKARRALSDATLPGLNALGSCRGDRPWLGKHARQECVDEDGKRTPNRLLVRSASNAYFSQTQSVISLPSADDNIKKAVGQFYENDLQYLEDISELRFARRKPQISNPLEGFSDEAVWQEIQRRKSGKPTEQKKIKQVEIETLLSQPDEIGEDLPDRDFYARNLSLDHLSLSLKTYIDRIVLVHRLREVRAQVSFTRFEPPFSDIDGELDLSLGVRTAALGLDTDWFPAIEVKGEGVFVSFKPETIDAWRQKETVKKREQELKKGFNRWLSRKEIKLNNSDDKPQYTFPGLPYIMLHTLSHLLITSISLECGYSASAIRERVYAGTSGYGILLYTGSSGSEGTLGGLIQIGRKLEHHLLTALESGRLCSNDPVCAQHTPDELYEERFRHGAACHGCVLISETSCEQGNEFLDRALVVDTVETTGAAFFPASMS, translated from the coding sequence ATTCAAAGCTTCATGTTCCCCGGTTGGTTTGTTGCTCAATTAGACAGCAGCTTTCAAGGCCCTAGCGGAAAAATCTACCGGACTCGCCCACTGGTTCCCTGGCGTGCTATCTCACCTTTGGGCGGAAAATATTTAGATGAAAATAGAAAGAAGAAGCCAGTTGTTCCGGTTCGATTTGTCCAAGCTTGCGTCTATGGCCACATTGGTGATATCGATTGGCGCGGCTATGTGCATAAGGGAACCGCTTGTACCGGTAACCTTTGGCTAGATGAAGGCGGTACTGGCAGCGACTTTGCCGATATCTTTGTGCGCTGTGAGTCCTGCAAAGCTCGCCGCGCCCTCTCAGACGCAACCTTGCCAGGATTAAATGCATTAGGCAGCTGCCGAGGCGATCGCCCTTGGCTTGGAAAACACGCCCGTCAAGAATGCGTCGATGAAGATGGGAAAAGAACACCCAACCGACTGCTAGTACGCTCGGCGAGTAACGCATACTTTTCGCAAACTCAGAGTGTGATTTCGCTGCCCAGCGCCGACGATAATATCAAAAAAGCAGTCGGTCAGTTTTACGAAAACGATTTGCAGTATTTAGAAGATATCAGCGAGCTAAGGTTTGCTCGCCGAAAGCCTCAAATTTCCAATCCCTTAGAAGGCTTCTCAGACGAAGCTGTGTGGCAAGAGATTCAGCGGCGAAAAAGCGGCAAACCCACAGAACAGAAAAAGATTAAACAAGTAGAAATAGAGACACTTCTTTCTCAGCCTGACGAGATTGGAGAAGACTTGCCAGACAGAGACTTCTACGCTCGCAACCTTTCTCTAGACCATCTTTCACTCTCTCTTAAAACGTACATCGATCGAATTGTTCTGGTGCATCGGCTCAGAGAAGTTCGCGCTCAAGTGAGCTTTACTCGCTTCGAGCCGCCTTTTTCTGATATTGACGGAGAATTAGACCTTAGCTTAGGGGTTCGCACAGCCGCTTTAGGTCTCGATACCGATTGGTTTCCAGCTATTGAGGTTAAAGGTGAAGGCGTCTTTGTTTCATTTAAACCAGAGACTATCGACGCATGGCGACAAAAAGAGACAGTCAAAAAGCGAGAGCAAGAACTAAAAAAAGGGTTCAATCGGTGGCTCAGCCGTAAGGAGATAAAGTTAAATAACTCAGATGATAAACCGCAGTACACCTTTCCGGGTTTACCTTATATCATGCTGCATACCCTATCGCATCTGCTGATTACCTCTATTTCCTTAGAGTGTGGTTACTCTGCTAGCGCCATTCGAGAGCGTGTCTACGCAGGCACTTCAGGCTACGGCATTCTACTTTACACCGGCTCATCTGGTTCTGAAGGAACACTGGGCGGCCTAATTCAAATTGGGCGAAAACTAGAGCACCACTTGCTAACCGCTTTAGAATCTGGTCGCCTTTGCTCTAATGATCCGGTCTGCGCACAGCACACGCCGGACGAACTTTATGAAGAGCGCTTTCGTCACGGTGCGGCTTGCCACGGCTGCGTACTCATCTCCGAAACTTCTTGCGAACAAGGCAATGAGTTTTTAGACAGGGCATTGGTAGTCGATACGGTAGAAACGACGGGCGCTGCCTTCTTTCCAGCGTCGATGAGTTAA
- the drmC gene encoding DISARM system phospholipase D-like protein DrmC: protein MASVFHQLSRPAMEGLMDAIARNRIRLPCHPSALANIVPNALMSDVAIVINQLSEQGMQGQHLAYMLKLLAEERVRSQQKRNDIDLVWTGEEVQGTESRDTRVVVKELFDSVNKSVLISSYALDTGHKAKALFQPLAQRMSDKPDLQVRLFVNINRPYGKNSQSDAVLLREFSETFRRSTWPGSRMPEVFYDPRSLSKEKAPRACLHAKCVVIDDERLLVTSANFTEAAHQRNIEAGVLLWDITAAKAMRSQFERLVARKRLCRLPGI from the coding sequence ATGGCCTCAGTATTTCATCAGCTTAGTCGGCCTGCTATGGAAGGATTGATGGATGCGATCGCTCGTAATCGCATTCGCTTGCCTTGCCATCCTTCAGCATTGGCGAATATAGTGCCAAATGCGCTGATGAGTGACGTTGCGATCGTAATCAATCAGCTCAGTGAGCAGGGAATGCAGGGTCAGCATTTGGCTTATATGCTCAAACTGTTGGCTGAAGAAAGAGTGCGATCTCAGCAAAAACGCAATGACATTGACTTGGTTTGGACAGGCGAAGAAGTACAGGGTACGGAGAGTCGCGACACGCGCGTTGTTGTAAAAGAACTTTTTGACAGCGTAAACAAGAGCGTTCTGATTTCTAGCTATGCCTTAGATACCGGACATAAGGCAAAAGCGCTATTTCAGCCCCTTGCTCAAAGGATGAGCGATAAGCCGGACTTGCAAGTTCGGTTATTTGTGAATATTAATCGTCCCTACGGCAAGAATAGTCAGTCAGATGCTGTGTTACTACGCGAGTTCTCTGAAACCTTTCGCCGTAGCACTTGGCCAGGGAGTCGGATGCCTGAGGTGTTCTACGATCCGAGATCTTTATCCAAGGAGAAAGCACCCCGTGCTTGTCTCCATGCTAAGTGCGTAGTGATTGACGATGAGCGACTTCTGGTGACCTCTGCTAACTTTACAGAAGCTGCCCATCAAAGAAATATCGAGGCAGGTGTCTTGTTGTGGGATATCACAGCAGCAAAAGCGATGCGATCTCAGTTTGAGAGGCTAGTCGCTCGAAAGAGGCTTTGTCGTTTACCTGGAATTTGA
- a CDS encoding ParA family protein, with protein MKRFQVAIASSKGGVGKSAVSIHICYALSQKGFEVVLADADSNQSSTYWAERAEQNGHSLGFSVIDGIQGQVPKNCEILWIDTQGNPDLQELEKLSQNMDLVILPCGVDAGEVTATLRSINQAKLSVDKYKILLARVPPKPNKRGERLHEQFQKAGLPILDQSIQNRVCHYDANESGLTLGQMKGRAASAGAREYARLADEILEILGVEL; from the coding sequence ATGAAACGCTTTCAAGTTGCGATTGCCTCTAGCAAAGGAGGCGTAGGAAAAAGCGCCGTATCTATCCACATTTGCTATGCACTCTCCCAGAAAGGCTTTGAAGTTGTCTTGGCAGATGCAGATAGCAACCAAAGCTCAACCTACTGGGCCGAACGAGCCGAGCAGAATGGACACAGCCTTGGCTTTTCTGTGATCGATGGCATTCAGGGTCAGGTTCCTAAAAACTGTGAAATTCTATGGATTGATACACAAGGGAATCCAGACTTACAGGAGTTAGAGAAGCTATCTCAGAATATGGACTTAGTGATTCTGCCCTGTGGTGTTGACGCTGGGGAGGTCACCGCTACACTTCGTTCTATCAACCAGGCAAAGCTATCGGTCGACAAGTACAAAATCCTGTTAGCCCGCGTCCCACCCAAACCTAATAAGCGAGGAGAGCGACTGCATGAGCAGTTCCAGAAAGCAGGTCTACCTATCCTCGACCAATCTATACAAAACCGTGTTTGTCACTATGATGCGAATGAAAGTGGTTTAACACTGGGTCAGATGAAAGGTAGAGCCGCCAGTGCAGGCGCAAGAGAGTATGCAAGGTTAGCAGACGAGATTCTAGAGATTCTAGGAGTTGAGTTATGA